In the Desulfuromonas sp. DDH964 genome, CACTGGCAGCTCGAGTCCTCCATGGGGAACGAAAGCGGCGTCGATCTCTTCTACCGCATCACCTTCGATTGAATATCCCGGGGCCGGACTTGTTCTTGACATCCCCGGGCGCAGGTGTTAGAAGATGACGCTTTGACAACACCAATTCAGCGTCCTGGAGGATGAATCGATGGAAAAAACCTTTGCGATTATCAAACCTGATGCCTTTGCCGCCGGTCACGCCGGGAAAATCCTGGCCCGCATCTATGCCGAAGGCTTTAAGGTCGTTGGCCTGAAGAAACTCTACCTGAGCAAGGTCGAAGCCGAAGGCTTCTACTATGTCCACAAAGAGCGCCCTTTCTTTGGCGAACTGACCGATTTCATGAGCAGCGGCCCCTGTATCGTCATGGTCCTCGAAGCCGAGGGAGCCATCAAGAAATGGCGCGACCTGATGGGCGCCACCGACCCGGCCAAGGCCGATGCCGGCACCCTGCGCAAGGAGTTCGGGACCTCCATTGGCAATAACGCCACCCATGGCTCCGATGCGCCGGAAACCGCCGCCTTCGAAATTCCCTATTTCTTCTCCGGACTTGAGCTTCTTTAAACGACTGTCTGGAAGGGACCTGCTGAAATCACCCAAACCCTTTGGAATAGCATCCAAAGGGTTTGTTTCGTTGGAACTTTGGCATGTTATTCAATTCTCCGATCTACATTTTTTTGTTCCTTCCAGTCGCCCTGGCGGTCTATTTTTTGCTCAACCGGTATCGGATGCTGATTGCCGGCAAAAGCTGGCTGGTATTCACCTCGCTCTTTTTCTACGGCTACTGGAATCCCCTCTACTTACCGTTGATCATCGGATCCATGCTCGCCAACTACGGGATTGGTACCGCTCTCGGCAAGGCGGCCGGCGGCGCCAGCCGGTATTCCCGTCGAGTGGTATTCGCCTTCGGTATCGGCGCCAATCTCGCCTTGCTCGGTTACTACAAGTATGCTGATTTTTTCCTGAGCAATTTCAACGCCGTTATCGGCAGCGATTTCTCGCTGCTGCGTCTGGCCCTGCCGCTCGCCATCAGCTTTTTTACCTTTCAGCAGATTGCCTACCTCGTCGACAGCTACCAGGGGAAGACCCGTGAATACGACTTCCTCAACTATTGCCTGTTTGTAACCTTTTTCCCGCAACTGATTGCCGGTCCAATCGTCCACCATGAAGAGATGATGCCCCAGTTCGAGCAGCTGCGGGGTAAATTTCGCAACTACCGTAACCTCGCCCAGGGGGTCTTCATCTTTGTCCTGGGCCTCTTCAAGAAGGTGGTTATTGCCGATACCTTTGCCAGCTGGGCGACTGCCGGATTCGACCAGAGTCCGGAGTTGAGCTGTGCCGGGGCCTGGATTGTTTCCCTTTGCTATGCACTGCAGCTTTATTTCGATTTCAGTGGCTATACCGACATGGCGGTCGGTTCCGCCCGCATGTTCAATATCCAGCTTCCGGTCAACTTCAATTCTCCCTATAAGGCGCTCAATATACAGGATTTCTGGCGGCGCTGGCACATGACCCTGAGCCGCTGGCTGCGTGACTACCTCTACGTTCCCCTCGGCGGCAACCGCAAGGGGAATGGGCGAACTTATGTCAATCTCTTCCTGACTTTTCTCCTTGGCGGGCTCTGGCATGGTGCCGGCTGGACCTTTGTCCTGTGGGGGGCGATGCATGGTGCCGGGACCGCCCTGCACAAATTTTGGTCCGGTTTTGGTATTCGGATGCCGCGACCTGTTGCCTGGCTGTTGACCTTCGGCTTCGTGAACTTTTCCTGGGTCTTCTTTCGTGCCCGCAGTTTTGCCGACGCCAACAAGGTGTTTGCCGGGATGTTCAGTTTTTCCGGCTACCGGATGCCTGCAGGAGTACGGGACGAGGCGATCGCCTGGGTCGTCGTCTGCCTGTTGATCACAGCTCTGGCGCCCAATTCCCTGCAGCTTGCCGAGCGCTTCAAGCCCAACTGGAAATGGCTCCTTTACACATTGGGGATGGCCTTGGCAGCCATCGTCAGTCTCGACCGGGTCAGTGAATTTCTTTACTTTCAGTTTTAGCAGGCGATGATGATCCTATTTCGATCCTATCGGAGATTTTTCTGGCTGGCCCTGACCGGAATCGGCCTGATTGCCCTGGTCAATGTCCTGACCTGGTATTTGGCCGCCAGCAAGGTGCTCTCGGGGGCGCCTGATATTGGTGACCTGGCCCGCATGGGCTATCTGCCTGCCTATGTCGCGGACGGCAAACCCGGGGGGACCCTGCCGCCCGGGAGTAAGCACCTTGAATACTGGCAATACCAGGGGCAACCTGTCGATATCGTGACCATCGGCGACTCTTTCTCGCAAGGGGGGGGCTGGTCCTACTATCAGGATTATCTGGCTGAGAGCCAGAAAATGACAATCCTCAATCTCAGCGAACTCTTCTGGTACCCGAAGTTGACCGACCGGTTTGATCCGGTGGTCAATCTCCTCAATGCCGGAGAATTCGACCGGCTGCGGCCGAAATATCTCCTGATTCAAAACGTCGAACGCCTGGCGGACGCTCTCGCTGCCGATGTCGACTGGGAAGCGAGGGAGCGGGCCGGGGATTACCTGGAATACCTGGCCCAGCGCCAGCGGGAGACACGTCTCGAAACACCCGTCAAAAAAGGAATATTCAATCTCGGCAATGTCAAGTATCTGTATAATAAGCCCTTTTACTATTTTGCCCACCACGACTATCGAAGGCGGATCTACAAGGTGCGTCTTGATAAGAATTTCTTCAGCGGCCGGCACGGAGATGGGCTGTTGTTCCATTTCGAAGACCTCAAGTGGGCGCGGCGCTATACTCCGGCCATGGCAGAAAAAATCAATGCCAACCTCAATGAGCTGGCCCATAGGCTGGCCGCGCGCGGCATCGGGCTCTGTTTTATGCCGGCGGTCGACAAGTACAATCTCTACCGTGAATTTTTCGCTGAAGATCTCGACTACCCTGTCGCATCCCTCTTTGCCGACCTGGAAGGGTTGGAAAAAGACTACATCCTGATCAACACCCGTTCGATTCTTCTTGAACAGGTCCGTCGTGGCGAACTGGACATCTTCTGGCAGGATGACACTCACTGGAGTTGGAAAGCCGGGGCTGCAATCGCGGAAGCGGTCCATTTACCACCGGTGCCACCCCTTTTCGCCAAGGGTGTCAGGCCGAGCCCAGTGCGAGCAGAATAACCTTGTGAAATCAAAACCCTTCAGTTAATATCGAAGGGTTTTTTGCTGAACATTGCCCTTTCGATTTGCCGCCTGGAAATGCCTGTGCCAGATAAGGTCGACCTGAAAAACTTCACCCTCGATGAGCTGACCCGTTTTCTCACCGGCCTTGGCAAGGAGCGGTTCCGCGCCGGGCAGATTTTCCGCTGGATCTATCAGCGCGGTGTGGTCGACTTTGCCGAAATGACCGATCTCGCCAAGGCGCTGCGCGAGGAGCTGACGGCGCGCGCTTTCATTTCCGACTGGCAACCGGAGGCGGTGGAGCAGAGCAGCGACGGCACC is a window encoding:
- a CDS encoding MBOAT family O-acyltransferase is translated as MLFNSPIYIFLFLPVALAVYFLLNRYRMLIAGKSWLVFTSLFFYGYWNPLYLPLIIGSMLANYGIGTALGKAAGGASRYSRRVVFAFGIGANLALLGYYKYADFFLSNFNAVIGSDFSLLRLALPLAISFFTFQQIAYLVDSYQGKTREYDFLNYCLFVTFFPQLIAGPIVHHEEMMPQFEQLRGKFRNYRNLAQGVFIFVLGLFKKVVIADTFASWATAGFDQSPELSCAGAWIVSLCYALQLYFDFSGYTDMAVGSARMFNIQLPVNFNSPYKALNIQDFWRRWHMTLSRWLRDYLYVPLGGNRKGNGRTYVNLFLTFLLGGLWHGAGWTFVLWGAMHGAGTALHKFWSGFGIRMPRPVAWLLTFGFVNFSWVFFRARSFADANKVFAGMFSFSGYRMPAGVRDEAIAWVVVCLLITALAPNSLQLAERFKPNWKWLLYTLGMALAAIVSLDRVSEFLYFQF
- a CDS encoding alginate O-acetyltransferase AlgX-related protein, yielding MILFRSYRRFFWLALTGIGLIALVNVLTWYLAASKVLSGAPDIGDLARMGYLPAYVADGKPGGTLPPGSKHLEYWQYQGQPVDIVTIGDSFSQGGGWSYYQDYLAESQKMTILNLSELFWYPKLTDRFDPVVNLLNAGEFDRLRPKYLLIQNVERLADALAADVDWEARERAGDYLEYLAQRQRETRLETPVKKGIFNLGNVKYLYNKPFYYFAHHDYRRRIYKVRLDKNFFSGRHGDGLLFHFEDLKWARRYTPAMAEKINANLNELAHRLAARGIGLCFMPAVDKYNLYREFFAEDLDYPVASLFADLEGLEKDYILINTRSILLEQVRRGELDIFWQDDTHWSWKAGAAIAEAVHLPPVPPLFAKGVRPSPVRAE
- the ndk gene encoding nucleoside-diphosphate kinase; its protein translation is MEKTFAIIKPDAFAAGHAGKILARIYAEGFKVVGLKKLYLSKVEAEGFYYVHKERPFFGELTDFMSSGPCIVMVLEAEGAIKKWRDLMGATDPAKADAGTLRKEFGTSIGNNATHGSDAPETAAFEIPYFFSGLELL